Genomic segment of Pseudomonadota bacterium:
CATGGGGCGGACGCTAGAGAGTCTGGGCATGGATGTGTGCTGGTGCACAGTGTGTGGCGTGTGAATGACTTAGCGTATCGGGCGGATCTGACGGAGGGCTTGGGCGAGGGCGAGTACCTAGGAGAGGAGGCGAGGGCGCAGCTGTGTTGGGTGCCGACGGTCAACTGCGAGGACTTCACCCCTGCGCGGGCGCATCCCGAGCAGGTTGACCAGCGGATCTCTCGCAGAGGTGTTGGACCGGCCTCAGCGTGGCGATGCTTACGGACACCCGTCAGGGCTTGGATGATCTGGGCTACGCGTGTTCCTCGCAGTGGGGCCGACCGGGCGACGACGTGATCGAGCGGGCGTTCGTCGAGCGGCGGGCCCCAGACGCTCCGTCGTGCGCTTGCGCTCGCAACATGAGAAGGGCCCGTGGTGACAACGCACCACGGGCCCTGACCGTCATCGTGGCGCCGTTGGTGGCCGGCGCCGGCTGCTAGCTACTTCGACGCGCTGAAGGCCATGGCCGAGCCGGAGGCGGGCGTGTCGAAGCGATCGGCGGACATTACCTTGGTCCAAGCGGCGACAAAGTCGTCGACGAAGCGCTCGCGCGAATCGTTGAAGGCGTAGAATTCGGCCACCGCGCGCAGCTCAGCGTTCGAGCCGAACACCAGGTCCGCTTCCGTGGCCGTCCACTTCAGCTCGCCGCTCGTACGATCACGGCCTTCGTATACGTAGGGGGTCGATGCCGACGGGCCCCACGCCGTGCTCATGTCGAGCAGGTTTACGAAGAAGTGGTTGTTTAGCGTGCCGGGCGTGGCCGTGAGCACACCGTGGCTGCTGCCACCTGCGTTAGCTCCGATCGATCGCAAGCCACCGATCAGCACGGTCATCTCAGCGACGTCGAGATCGAGTAGGTCTGCCTTGTCCACCATCATGTCCGCCGGGGAGCGGATGGCGCCCTCGGCGAAGTAGTTGCGGAAGGCATCCGCGCGAGGCTCGAGGACAGCGAAGGAACGCACGTCGGTCTGGTCCTGGGTGGCGTCGCCGCGGCCGGGCGTGAACGGCACGGTCACCGTGTAGCCTGCGGCCTTGGCGGCCTGCTCGATGCCCGCGGCACCGCCGAGGACGATGATGTCAGCCATCGAGACCTGCTTGGAGCCCGACTGCTTGCGGTTGAAGTCGCGACGCACCTTGCCGAGGGTCTTCAGCACGCGGCCGAGTTCCTTCGGATCGTTGACGTCCCAGTCTCTCTGGGGCGCGAGGCGAATGCGCGCACCGTTAGCGCCGCCGCGCATATCGGAGGCGCGGAAGCTTGAGGCGGAGGCCCACGCCGTGCGCACCAGTTGCTGGGTGGTGAGGTTGGTGTTGAGGATGACGCGCTTCAGATCCACCACGTCCGAGTCGTCGATCAGCTCGTGAGTGACGGCCGGGATCGGGTCCTGCCAGATCAGCTCCTCGCCCGGCACCATGCTCCCGATGTAGCGAGCGCGGGGGCCCATGTCGCGGTGGGTCAGCTTGAACCATGCGCGAGCGAAGGCATCCGCGAACTCCTCTGGGTTCTTACGGAAGTTCTCGGTGATCTTGCGGTACGCGGGATCTTCGCGCAGGGCGAGATCGGTGGTGAACATGATCGGCGCGTGGCGCTTACCGTCCACGTGCGCGTCCGGCACGAGGCTACCCGCAGCAGCTTCCGAGGGCACCCACTGGGTGGCGCCGGCCGGGCTCTTGCTCTTTACCCACTCGAAGGCGTAGAGGTTGTCGAGGTACTGGGTGGTCCAGGCGATGGGGTTCGCTGACCAGGCGCCCTCGAGTCCGCTGGTGACCGTGTCTTCGGCGTTGCCCTTGCCGCAGCTGTTGGTCCAACCGAAGCCCTGGGCCTCAACCTTGTTGCCGGCGGGCTCGACGCCCGTGCACTCGTCAGGTTTGTGGGCACCGTGGGCCTTGCCGAAGGTGTGGCCGCCGGCGATTAGGGCTGCGGTCTCCACATCGTTCATGGCCATGCGGCCGAAGGTCTCACGAATATCGCGGGCGGCCGCTAGGGGATCGGGGTTGCCGTTGGGGCCTTCGGGATTGACGTAGATTAGACCCATTTGCACCGCAGCGAGCGGTTTCGCTAGCTTGCGGTCGCCGTGATAGCGCTCATCGGCGAGGAACTTCTTCTCAGGCCCCCAGTACACGAGCTCAGCTTCCCAATCGTCCTCACGACCACCGGCGAAACCGAAGGTCTTGAAGCCCATGTCCTCGAGGGCGACGTTGCCCGCGAGCACCATCAGATCCGCCCAGGAGATCTTGTTGCCGTACTTCTGCTTGATCGGCCACAGCAGGCGACGGGCCTTATCAAGGTTTCCATTGTCAGGCCAGCTGTTTAGCGGTTCGAAGCGCTGCTGTCCGCCTGCCGCGCCACCGCGGCCGTCGAGGGTGCGATAGGTGCCTGCGCTGTGCCAGGCCATGCGAATGAAGAAGGGGCCGTAGTGACCGTAGTCGGCGGGCCACCAGTCCTGGGAGTCGGTCATTAGGGTGGTGAGTTCGGCCTTCACGGCGTCCAGGTCTACCGAGGCGAAGGCCTCGGCGTAGTCGAAGTCCGTGCCCATCGGGTTGGACTGCGTGGCGTTCTGGCGCAACGGCTGAAGGTTCAGCTGCTCTGGCCACCAGAACTTGTTGGTCTTTGCTTCACCGGCGGCGAGGCTCACGCCGGCCGGCACCATGGCCACCGCGATAGCGGCAGCTAAGGTTTTCGCATGCTTGATCATGGGTATCTGAGTCTCCGCAACGATTATCAGACGGATGAATTATCAACGAGTGGGCCGCACGTGATGCCCGCTGAATGGCAGCACCAGTTGACTCGATTTGATAGTCTGCCACCGATTGTTAGCGCCGGATAAGGCTCAATTACTATGGCTAAGAGAGCCGTGGCCTATCAGTGCCTCGGCACGCCGCATCCGGGCATGAAGTCTATCGCCCCCGCTCCAAGGGGCGAGCTTCACCGTTCGTGTTGCACGGCAAAACTCACGCTAGAGGCAAGAGAATTGCCGGCGTGTAGGGGTCACGCGACTCTGTGTGCGTCGTTAGTTTCCCCTACCTAGGAGGATCGACGCCAGCAGGTATGTGGGGTCTTTGTGGCCACCCTGCCGCCTCTAGGAGTGCCCACCCGACTAGCGCGAGTAGCAGGTTGTCCCATCGCGCGTCCCCTAGCGCAGTGAGCTGAGCGCCGAGAGGCAAGAGGTGAAGCACGGCCACCAAGCGAAGCACGTTGCTCGCGGTGAAGCGCTGACGGGCGATGGCGGTGCCCCAACGCCGTCCTCCCCACAGGCAGGCGGCGCACAGCGCGATGCCCGCCGGCAGCAGCCACCATTGGCGAGACATGAAATAGCCTTGCGTAAACACGAGCAGCAGCGCGCTAGCCCAGGCGATCACCCAGAGTTGGAAGCCCAACATACGGACGCGCGGACGCGTCATTGGAGCGCCTCGGCGATTACCCTACCGTCGTAGAAGATGGTGCCGTGTCCTCCGTCGAACCAACGCAGCTCGCTATGCGGTACGAGCTCGTGCATGCGTTCGGCTGCCCAGGGTTCCACCACCGTGTCGTGCCGACCGTGCACGATGAGTGTGGGTGTTTGCAGTGAGCGCAAGTGGTAGGCGACCTCGTTTAGATCCGTGTCCAGGTAGCTGCGCAGAAAGCCATGTCGGGTTCGAAGGTCCAGCACCAGGCTGCCGGGATAGGCCAGCAGGAACGGCGCGCTGATCCAGTAACGCAGGCGCTCAAGGGGATACACCGGGATCGGCTCCGCCTCGGGGATGCCCATGCTGTCGAGGAGCACGATCTGCGAAATCCGCTCGGGCGCAGCGATTGCCGCTTCGACGGCCACCGCCCCGCCCCACGAGTAGCCGAGCACGCGGGCGCGATCGATGCTCTGGCGATTCATGAACGCAAGCACTACCTCGGCCGCAGCATCCACGCCATAGTCCCGCGCGCCCATTCGTGACCCGCCGAAACCGGGCATATCGAGCGCGTATACGGTGCCGTCGATGAGCGGTGCTAGGAGGGAAAAATCGCCGCGCGTTCCCGGGCTGCCGTGCACTGCGATGGTGACGGGGCTGCCGTCGCCGTAGCGGTCGAAGCGGATGTCTTGCGTTGCCGGCAGTTGCAGGAGCTGCCCCACACCAACGACCATCGTGATCAGCAGCAGCGCCCGCCCGACGAGGGCGATGCGTGACTGAGGGAGTCGGGCGGACATAGGACAAGAGCCTCGAGCGCGGTAGGGAGCCGCAGGATAGGAGGCATCGCAGATTTCGGCAACTCGCCGCAACTCGATGTCGAACAGCGGAATGAACCCTCAGGCGTCGAGGGGTTCCTAACGGTACGGAGCGAGCGATTTCAATGCCAGCACAGCGGGTGATCGGATGTCAGTGACCATCGGTGCTCACAAGACTATTGGCCTGGGCTTGGCATGTGCCGTGCTCAGCGCCTGTGGTGGCGGGGGCGGTACGCCGCAAAGCTCGGGCCCGGCCGAGACGATCGCCCCGGCACCGAATCAAGCGCCCGTCGCCGATGCTGGTGCGACGTTCAGCGCCCGCGAAGGCGAGCAGGTCAGCGTGCTTGGCACCGTGAGCGATGCTGATGGAGTCATTGGCAGCGTCGGCTGGCGCCAGATCGACGGTCCCCCGGTGGAACTTCAGAACGCGGACACGGCGCGCCTACAGTTCCAGGTGCCTACCCTCAACGCCGACGCCAGCGCGACCTTCGAACTCTCAGTCGAGGATGACGACGGCGCGAGCGATGCGGATCAGCTTGAAATCAACTTCCTCGCCAACTTCGATATCGCTGGCAGCGTCTTCGCCGCACCGGGGGTTGACAGCGATGGAGACGTCAACGATCCCGGCACCCCATTGCTAAGAAACGACGACATCGCCACCGCCCAACCGTTGGCGAACCCCGTGCTGGTCGGAGGCTTCGCCAACCAACCCGGTACCGGTACGCAGATCGGCCAACTTCGGTCGATCGGTGACGTGGACGACTTCTACCGCCTGAATGCCGTGGCCGATCAACGGGTGTCGCTGTTCATCGAGTCCGAGCGCCCGGCCATCAACGACCTCGACTTGTTGCTCCTCGACCTCGAGGGCAACGTGCTCGATGTGTCCCTATCGGTTGGCGCCTTCGAGCAGATTGTGATACCCGCAGACGGCGAGTACCTGGTGGCGGTGATGGCATTCTCCGGCGCGTCCAGCTACCTACTGAGCGTCGGCCAGAGCGTGGCAGAGGTGGTCGATGACGGCACGGCCCTGCGCCTAAGCGATGACTTCGTCGTCGATCAAGCGGTTGCCCGCGTGCGTGAAGACACGATCACCGCGAAGGGTGGAATGGAGGCCCTGAGCAAGCGCGAGGGGCTGGAGCTGCTCGGCGGAGGCCAAAGGCGCCGTCGCCTGCTCGATACGCGCGCTATGCGACGTGCGAGCGATAGCTCGGCTGCAAGGCACTATCTGTCCTTCGCAAAGGACCAGACGACAGCGAAGAAGTTGAGGACCTTGCTCGCCGTGAAGGCGCTGCAGAAGCGCGATGACGTGCGCTCCGCATCGCCCAACTACTGGCGCTACGCCACGCTTCAGCCGGTCGATGAATTCGCCTCGCTGCAGTGGCACTATCCCGCGATCGGCCTGCCGGCTGCTTGGGATCTCACCCAGGGAGACGCGTCGGTGATCGTCGCGGTGATCGACACGGGGGTGCTGACGTCGCATCCGGATTTTGCGGGCAAGCTCACGCCAGGCTTCGACTTCATCAGCAGTGCGAACAACGCACGCGATGGCGACGGCATCGACGACGATCCGGACGATCCGGGCGATCTCGGCGGCGGCGGCGGCAGCAGCTTCCACGGGACTCACGTGGCGGGCACCGTTGGCGCCCTGACGGACAATGGCACTGGCGTCGCCGGGAGTGGCTGGAACACGCGCATCATGCCCCTACGGGCCCTAGGTCGCTTGGGCGGGTCCAGCTTCGACATTGCTCAGGCGATGCGCTATGCCGCAGGGTTACCAAACGACTCCGGTCGCTTGCCAGCACAGCGTGCCGACGTGATCAACCTCAGCCTCGGGGGCGCGGGATTTTCCCAAAGCACCCAGGATCTGATCGACGACATTCGCGCCGCCGGTGTAATGGTGGTGGCAGCGGCGGGAAATAGCTCCACCAGCGCGCCGTCCTATCCCGCGGCTTACGACGGGGTGATCTCCGTCTCTGCGGTGGACATCAATAGCAACATCGCCAGCTACTCGAATTTTGGCCCCAGCATCGATCTGGCGGCACCGGGCGGGAGCACCGGCACGGACGTGAACGGCGATGGCTTTGGCGATGGCGTACTGAGCACGATTGGCGATGACTCGACCGGTGAGATTCGCCTCGGCTACGGGTTCCTACAAGGCACCTCCATGGCATCGCCACACGTGGCCGGTGTGGTGGCCCTAATGAGGGCTGTGGCTCCCCAGCTCACGCCGGCCCTGATCGACGAGTTGATCCAGAACGGATCGCTGAGCGATGACTTGGGCGCGAGCGGACGGGATGACCTCTACGGGCATGGGCTGGTCAACGCGCTGGACGCCGTATTGGCAGCGATCGAAGTGGCCGGGGGAGAACTCCCCGAGCCTCGTCCGGTCGCCGTGGCAACGCCGCCGGCGCTGAACTTCGGAATCACGGTGGCGGCTCAGCGAATCGCCTTGAGCAACGTTGGTACGGGCGACTTGCAGGTGGAGCCCCCCGTAGTGGACCCGTCGGCGCCTTGGCTCACGGTGGAGGTAGCGCAGGCCGATGGGAACGGCGAAGGGGAGTATCTACTGCGCGTCGCGCGTGAGGGCTTGGCACCTGGGACCTACCAGGGGGAAGTACGCTTCTCCACTAACGGCGGCGAGGTGGCCGTGGCGGTGATCATGCAGGTGGTGAACGGCGAAGCCCAACTGGGCAGCGCCGGCAACCAGTTCGTGCTGTTGATCGATGACGATAGCGGCACGGTCATCGCCCAAGCTGAGCCGGGCACGGTGCGCGGGAGCTTGCCGTACGCGTTTCCCAACGTGCCTCCAGGACGCTACCTGATCGTCAGCGGAACTGACATGGACGCCGACGGTTTCATCTGCGATGCGGCGGAGGCCTGTGGGGCGTTCCCCGTCCTCGACCCTCTGGAGCTGCAGGCCGTGACGATCGAGGCCGATCAGGACGATCTCGATTTCATCACCACCTTCAACGGCGAGCTCGCCAGCGCCCAAGCGACTGCGGCCGCGCAGGCGGGCAATGGCAATGCGGCGTCCGCAGTGCGAAGCGCCATGGGCACAACGGGCATCCCGACTGCCGTGGGCGCGCGGCTGACACCTTAGGCGGCTTCGCGGTGACCTAGGGCGAAGTCGAGGGCGCCGCAGGTGGCAGCTACTTGGGCAGCGTTGCACTGGGCATCGGTGACCCGGTCGCTGTCCGGGTAGACCTCGGTCGTGCTCGTGTAAGGCGCGTCGGTAACCCCTGCGCACAGGCCGAGTCGTCGACTCGGAATGTGGATGATCCCCGGCGCGTCGGCTTGCACGCCGATGAGCTTGCCGTTGGCATCCACGTCCGCGATGTGAGTGACCTCGGTGACCGCATCGATGATGGCTTGCTGGAAGGCAAGCACCTTACGGTCTTGATCGCCAACCGTGTAGAAACCGTCCGGGATCGAATCCGCTTCGAATGCCTTACCATCCCGTGCGGCAAGTGCCGGGCGGAACTCCTCTTCGTCACTATCCGTTGTCTCGTGCAGGTCGATGTGCATGAGGAAGCGGAGCTTGCGCGAGCCGAGCAGAGCCATCGCGGCGGCGGCTTCCTCGGCCGGTGCATTGGCGATGAAGGAGCGGTTTGGGTCGACGGCGTTCGGGTTCCATCGGGTGATCATCTCGTAGCCCCAAGGGCTGACGCAGGGCAGTACGAGGAGGTTCACGCGATCGAGGTAGGCTTGGGCGTGGCCACGCACGAAGTCCAGGGCCCCTTGTACGCCGCTTGTCTCATATCCATGTACGCCACCGGTGACCAGAATCCAGGGGGCGGAGGTACCGGCTCGATCAGCGCTAAGGGCGAACAGCGGGTAGCGTTGGGCGTCCACGGGAAGGGCACCGTACTGCGTGATCGTAAAGGCCTCGGGCAGCTCATCTTGCAAGCGCCTAAGCACCTGCTCTTGATAGCTGCGCGTCGGCGATTGCGCCTCGAACCAGGCACGGCGTTCGACATCACCCCAGGGCGTGCCCGGGGTGCCGATGGGGTAGAAGCGCGGCATAGAAACCTCTCCTATCGATTAGGTGGATGGGCAGGCGGAGGGAGTAGGGTGTGAACGACGACCTGATCGGTGACGCGCTGATCGGCCAGCATACCGCCGACGGTCACCCAGGTGCCCGCCCATGGTGCGAGGGCGCGGTGGTCCATTGTCGCAGGCGCGTCGCTCGCCAGCATTTGCCACCGGTTCGTGCGCAGATCGTAGTAGAAGTGATCTGCGGACGGCTCGGCGGGTTCACCGTCGTAGCCGATGCCATCGTAGTTGTATGGATTGTTGCTTCCGCCGACAAACACCACGGCGCCGAGGGCGCGGGCGCCGACGGCGGCCATGCGGTAGCGCGGCCGGCCTGGATGGTCATCGATACGCCGCCAGTCGATGCGCCGTGGGTTGTCTGGGTCGATCTTGCCGGTGTAGCAGGCACTGTTCGCGACGAAGTCGCGGCGGCGCGCGTGGTGCACTCGGACAGCGACGCCGTCACAGTAGACGATGGTGTTGCCCACGATGCCTCCGGCGTGACCGAACACAGCTCGGCCCGGCACGGGCGTGGCCTGCTGCCAGCTGTCGGTGTTGCGGTCGTAGCGTTGCACGAGATTGACGTTGCCGTCGTCGTGCCAGCCGCTGATGAGATAGGCGAAGCGATCTTGATACGCCACTGCCACGGCGTCATCCACGGGCACGGGCATTGCCTGTGCACTCTCGAAAGTTGCGGTCAGAGGATCGAACGCGTGGACCCACGGGGTGGACCGCTCGCTGCCGTCGCTGCCCACCGCGTAGCCGCCAAACACGTAGGCTCGTGATCCGAGCGCCACGGCGGTCGCAGCGAGGCGGCCGACGCCACCAGGCAGGGGCGGGGCCTCGCGCCAGCTTGCCGCGTCCGTTGCCAACACGAAGGTGCGCGCATGGGTGTCACGGTAGGTCTTGCCTGAGCCGAGTCCGGCGAAGCTCACCAAGTAGGCGCGACCCGCGTTGTCTGTCACCGTGACCACGGCGTTGTTGGAGGTAGGCATCGGCAAGGGTGGCGGTGTGAGTTCGGCGCCCACGCTGACGGTGGCAGTGACAAAGGCCGTAAGGAGGAGGAGCTGGGGAAGCGTCTGGGCGGGCACGGGCGAATGTCACCGATGGTAAGTTTCCACAGGAGTCTATCAGCACCTTTCCTAGGCCCTGAGCGAGCAACCGACGCGTATCGCAGCTGGGAACTGACCGCCAACGACGTCGGCCCGTGAGGTATGCTCCGTGTTGCTCAACCGACGGGCGGACGGAGTCGCCAGTGTCGCCAAGAGGCCAAGGAAAACCATGGGAGTGAGTGCTCGTGCACTCACCGGTCAGCGCAAGCCCGCAGGGTGGCCTGCCGGTGCGCTAGGGACGTGCCAGCGGCTCGTGCTGCTTTTGGTCGTCTGCCTGTCACAGTTTCCTAGCGTTGGGGCGCAAGACGTACGCGTTCAGCGCTTCCGCCCGGACCTAGACTTGTATCCGCAGTACTTTTCGGTCGCTCAGGGCCCCGACGGCATGGTGTACGTGGGGCATGAGAACGGCGTGCTTCGCTTCGACGGCAATCGCTGGGCGCTGATCGAGGTCGTGTCACGCGGCCCGGTGCGTGCCCTTCATCGCGATGCGCAAGGCAGGATCTGGGTCGGTGGTGCCGAGTGTTTCGGCTACCTAGAGCGTCGCGCGGACGGCGCTGAGCGTTATGTCGACCTCACCCCTGCCTTCGAGGGTGAGCTTGCGGGCGCGACCTTCGGTGACATCCTGCAAATCGTCGAGTTGGACGGGCAGCTGTGGTTCGCGGCGGAGCAACACCTGTTCGCCCTCGCCAGCGATGGCCGTCCGTTGGGCCTGTGGTTCAACCCCGGTCGCTTCGGCGCGATTGCCGCGGTGCGAGGAGCCCTGTGGGTGCATTGGTTCGAACGCGGCATATTGCGCTTGCTCAAGGGCGAGTTTGCGTCGGTGCCCACGGGCGAGGCCTTCGCTGACGACGACGTAGCGTTCATCCACGAGCTGCCCGACGGGCGGGTGTTGATCTACGACTGGTCCCCGCAGCTGCGACTTTGGGACAACGGCGTCGTGAACAGTATCGATGGGCTCTCCTACGACGACCTCGCCCCGCTCAGTGCTTTGCACGTCCTCGAACGGGACAAGGTCGCCTTTGGCGGCACCGACGGGGTTTTGCGTGTGCTCGACCTGCGCACCAAGCGCTTTGCGCACGTGCCGGTGACCGATAACTACATTTCTTCCATCGAGCGCGGCGCCGACGGCGCACTGTTGCTGATCGACGACGGCGGCCTGTTGCGCTTGCCCTGGCCTGCGCAGTGGATCGAGTACGGATCAAAGGCCGGATTCACCGGCTCGGTGATGCACATACTCAGTGCCGATGATGAGCTGATCCTCTCTACCGACGCGGGTGTGTTTGCCGCGGAGCTCGCCGATGACGGGCTGCCGGTGGTGCCCTTCAAACGCCTGCCTTGGGAGACACAGGACACCTGGCAGGTCCACGACACACCATACGGCCGCCTAGTGGCTGACCGCGCGGGCGTACAGCACCTGGTGGGTGGGCGCTTGAGGCTGGTGGGACTGGAGGGAGTTCTCCCGCGTCTGATGATCACCGATCGAAGGGATGATCGGCTGGTGTGGGTCGGCGCCGAGATGGGGCTCGGTGCACTTCGTTACGAGGGCAGTGAGTGGCGCGAACTCGCCAGCTTGCGCCGACCCGGGCTGGTTGTTTGGTCAATGGTCCCCACCGGCGAGGACGACACCGTCTGGCTAGGGACCAACCGCGGATTGATGCAGGCCACCCTGGTGGAGGATAACGGGGCCAGCATCGTGCTCAGCGACGCGCTTGGCGAAGGGCTAGGCTTGGCCTACGGAAATACGCCCTACGCGGAGGTCAGCGAGACGCCGACGGGCATCGTCGTGGCGACCGATGCGGGTCTATACCGGTGGGACGGGCAGGCCTTTATCGAGGACGACATCAAGGGCCTGCGCGGGTTGCTAGTCGGCGAGGAGCTGCCTTGGTTTGAGGTCGACTCGCAGGGCAAGCTCTTCGCGCAGAGTTATCGCGCGCTCTACCGACTCGACAACGACAATTGGGCTGTCACGAACTTGGCTGAGCTGCGGGCCGGGCCCGTCGAAGCCTTCGCCCACGGACGCGAGGGTGCCCTTTGGCTCGGCGGCGCCCGCCTGTTCCACCACCGACCTCACGGGGAGCCGAGCACCCTGGCGCAGCCCCTTTCCGTGGTTGGCCTTGAGCGCCGTGATCCCGGGCAAACTGCCTCCGAGTCCCTGGCAGTGAACCGCCCCGTCGCGTTGCGGGGGCGCAGCGCGCGAGTGACGGCCCGCTTCGGGTTGACTGATCTGGCGCAAACTGAGCCGGCGCGCTAC
This window contains:
- a CDS encoding galactose oxidase, producing the protein MPAQTLPQLLLLTAFVTATVSVGAELTPPPLPMPTSNNAVVTVTDNAGRAYLVSFAGLGSGKTYRDTHARTFVLATDAASWREAPPLPGGVGRLAATAVALGSRAYVFGGYAVGSDGSERSTPWVHAFDPLTATFESAQAMPVPVDDAVAVAYQDRFAYLISGWHDDGNVNLVQRYDRNTDSWQQATPVPGRAVFGHAGGIVGNTIVYCDGVAVRVHHARRRDFVANSACYTGKIDPDNPRRIDWRRIDDHPGRPRYRMAAVGARALGAVVFVGGSNNPYNYDGIGYDGEPAEPSADHFYYDLRTNRWQMLASDAPATMDHRALAPWAGTWVTVGGMLADQRVTDQVVVHTLLPPPAHPPNR
- a CDS encoding DUF2817 domain-containing protein, translating into MPRFYPIGTPGTPWGDVERRAWFEAQSPTRSYQEQVLRRLQDELPEAFTITQYGALPVDAQRYPLFALSADRAGTSAPWILVTGGVHGYETSGVQGALDFVRGHAQAYLDRVNLLVLPCVSPWGYEMITRWNPNAVDPNRSFIANAPAEEAAAAMALLGSRKLRFLMHIDLHETTDSDEEEFRPALAARDGKAFEADSIPDGFYTVGDQDRKVLAFQQAIIDAVTEVTHIADVDANGKLIGVQADAPGIIHIPSRRLGLCAGVTDAPYTSTTEVYPDSDRVTDAQCNAAQVAATCGALDFALGHREAA
- a CDS encoding S8 family serine peptidase — protein: MSVTIGAHKTIGLGLACAVLSACGGGGGTPQSSGPAETIAPAPNQAPVADAGATFSAREGEQVSVLGTVSDADGVIGSVGWRQIDGPPVELQNADTARLQFQVPTLNADASATFELSVEDDDGASDADQLEINFLANFDIAGSVFAAPGVDSDGDVNDPGTPLLRNDDIATAQPLANPVLVGGFANQPGTGTQIGQLRSIGDVDDFYRLNAVADQRVSLFIESERPAINDLDLLLLDLEGNVLDVSLSVGAFEQIVIPADGEYLVAVMAFSGASSYLLSVGQSVAEVVDDGTALRLSDDFVVDQAVARVREDTITAKGGMEALSKREGLELLGGGQRRRRLLDTRAMRRASDSSAARHYLSFAKDQTTAKKLRTLLAVKALQKRDDVRSASPNYWRYATLQPVDEFASLQWHYPAIGLPAAWDLTQGDASVIVAVIDTGVLTSHPDFAGKLTPGFDFISSANNARDGDGIDDDPDDPGDLGGGGGSSFHGTHVAGTVGALTDNGTGVAGSGWNTRIMPLRALGRLGGSSFDIAQAMRYAAGLPNDSGRLPAQRADVINLSLGGAGFSQSTQDLIDDIRAAGVMVVAAAGNSSTSAPSYPAAYDGVISVSAVDINSNIASYSNFGPSIDLAAPGGSTGTDVNGDGFGDGVLSTIGDDSTGEIRLGYGFLQGTSMASPHVAGVVALMRAVAPQLTPALIDELIQNGSLSDDLGASGRDDLYGHGLVNALDAVLAAIEVAGGELPEPRPVAVATPPALNFGITVAAQRIALSNVGTGDLQVEPPVVDPSAPWLTVEVAQADGNGEGEYLLRVAREGLAPGTYQGEVRFSTNGGEVAVAVIMQVVNGEAQLGSAGNQFVLLIDDDSGTVIAQAEPGTVRGSLPYAFPNVPPGRYLIVSGTDMDADGFICDAAEACGAFPVLDPLELQAVTIEADQDDLDFITTFNGELASAQATAAAQAGNGNAASAVRSAMGTTGIPTAVGARLTP
- a CDS encoding GGDEF domain-containing protein, coding for MSARALTGQRKPAGWPAGALGTCQRLVLLLVVCLSQFPSVGAQDVRVQRFRPDLDLYPQYFSVAQGPDGMVYVGHENGVLRFDGNRWALIEVVSRGPVRALHRDAQGRIWVGGAECFGYLERRADGAERYVDLTPAFEGELAGATFGDILQIVELDGQLWFAAEQHLFALASDGRPLGLWFNPGRFGAIAAVRGALWVHWFERGILRLLKGEFASVPTGEAFADDDVAFIHELPDGRVLIYDWSPQLRLWDNGVVNSIDGLSYDDLAPLSALHVLERDKVAFGGTDGVLRVLDLRTKRFAHVPVTDNYISSIERGADGALLLIDDGGLLRLPWPAQWIEYGSKAGFTGSVMHILSADDELILSTDAGVFAAELADDGLPVVPFKRLPWETQDTWQVHDTPYGRLVADRAGVQHLVGGRLRLVGLEGVLPRLMITDRRDDRLVWVGAEMGLGALRYEGSEWRELASLRRPGLVVWSMVPTGEDDTVWLGTNRGLMQATLVEDNGASIVLSDALGEGLGLAYGNTPYAEVSETPTGIVVATDAGLYRWDGQAFIEDDIKGLRGLLVGEELPWFEVDSQGKLFAQSYRALYRLDNDNWAVTNLAELRAGPVEAFAHGREGALWLGGARLFHHRPHGEPSTLAQPLSVVGLERRDPGQTASESLAVNRPVALRGRSARVTARFGLTDLAQTEPARYRYRLQGEASDWSPWQREPQATLDLAVGEHALEVQARTGSGHVYEAAPVSLSLTPHPHDSDLVRIAIAGGAAVLLVLAAYANSRRKLHALAARNRLLDDIVRRRTEQLREANRLLTQQAQRDPLTGIGNRRMFDQRLSMLFERAHLERLTLSLLLIDVDHFKQYNDAWGHQAGDSLLRELAQTLAGLVRADCTVARYGGEEFAVVAPGSDRTAAAALARRLVSALPKALDGETVSIGVATFTAGVDASVDDMIARADEALYLAKHRGRNRFEQAA
- the katG gene encoding catalase/peroxidase HPI; this translates as MIKHAKTLAAAIAVAMVPAGVSLAAGEAKTNKFWWPEQLNLQPLRQNATQSNPMGTDFDYAEAFASVDLDAVKAELTTLMTDSQDWWPADYGHYGPFFIRMAWHSAGTYRTLDGRGGAAGGQQRFEPLNSWPDNGNLDKARRLLWPIKQKYGNKISWADLMVLAGNVALEDMGFKTFGFAGGREDDWEAELVYWGPEKKFLADERYHGDRKLAKPLAAVQMGLIYVNPEGPNGNPDPLAAARDIRETFGRMAMNDVETAALIAGGHTFGKAHGAHKPDECTGVEPAGNKVEAQGFGWTNSCGKGNAEDTVTSGLEGAWSANPIAWTTQYLDNLYAFEWVKSKSPAGATQWVPSEAAAGSLVPDAHVDGKRHAPIMFTTDLALREDPAYRKITENFRKNPEEFADAFARAWFKLTHRDMGPRARYIGSMVPGEELIWQDPIPAVTHELIDDSDVVDLKRVILNTNLTTQQLVRTAWASASSFRASDMRGGANGARIRLAPQRDWDVNDPKELGRVLKTLGKVRRDFNRKQSGSKQVSMADIIVLGGAAGIEQAAKAAGYTVTVPFTPGRGDATQDQTDVRSFAVLEPRADAFRNYFAEGAIRSPADMMVDKADLLDLDVAEMTVLIGGLRSIGANAGGSSHGVLTATPGTLNNHFFVNLLDMSTAWGPSASTPYVYEGRDRTSGELKWTATEADLVFGSNAELRAVAEFYAFNDSRERFVDDFVAAWTKVMSADRFDTPASGSAMAFSASK
- a CDS encoding alpha/beta fold hydrolase, which codes for MSARLPQSRIALVGRALLLITMVVGVGQLLQLPATQDIRFDRYGDGSPVTIAVHGSPGTRGDFSLLAPLIDGTVYALDMPGFGGSRMGARDYGVDAAAEVVLAFMNRQSIDRARVLGYSWGGAVAVEAAIAAPERISQIVLLDSMGIPEAEPIPVYPLERLRYWISAPFLLAYPGSLVLDLRTRHGFLRSYLDTDLNEVAYHLRSLQTPTLIVHGRHDTVVEPWAAERMHELVPHSELRWFDGGHGTIFYDGRVIAEALQ